The genomic window GGGCACCCCTATGGACTTACAAAAGGAAGGGCTTCGTGATCTGATTGGCTATTATCGATTGGCTGAAAATGACACGGTCTATGCCTATGACTTGGCGTGGGAACCGCAGTTTCGCCAACAAGAACGGGATCCTTTTAATCCTCAGTGGGAAGCTTGGATTATAGAGCGTTACGGCAGTGTGGAAGCAGCTGAAGAGGACTGGGGATGTTCCGTTGCCCGCGATGATGAAGGAGCGATTATCGGCTACCGGCAGGAAATGATTACGGGAGGGGACGAGTGGGCTCCCATGATTGCAGCGTACCGCCGTTTCCTTGACACTTTACTCTACGAAAAGTATGGCGAAGCGCGCCGATTTGTGCGTTCCCTCGACCCCAATCATGCCGTTAGTTTTCGCATGTCTATGGCAGGCGATCCAACGGATCAAAATTATTCCACCATACTCTATGACTTCGCCTATCTTGCCGGTGCTGTGGATATTCTTGAGCCGGAAGCTTATGGCCGCATCGGCAATTGGGAAAAGGTGAAGCCCGGTTGGTTTACCTATGAATATGGGCGTTGGGCGAATCCTGCATTGCCGGTGATGTGGGCGGAGGCAGGAGTTCATGTGTGGGATATGGCGCAGATGCAGCCGGGGAAAGACGCCCTCGCCTTCCAAGCAAAGTATTACACCGATTTTTACCGCATGCTCATTGAAAGCGGAGCCGATGGTATTTTTTGGTGGTGGTATCCTGGAGGATATCGGACCAATGAAAAGAGTGATTACGGCGTTATCAACCCAGACGGCACGGATCGGCCTGTGACAGCCGTAATACGCAATCATGCCAATGCCTTCATTGACGGACCCGACGCCAAGGAGGTCGATCATATGTTGTACTTCGATCGTGACAGCCACAAAAATGGATTGACCGGTATCTACAACGATTTGGAAGCGTCTTTTTGGAAGGCTATTGGGGCCCGAAAAACGCCGGGATTGAATACGGAAGGAAGTAGTACAGATTCGACGAATTGCCCGCTCATGGCTGTGGGGAATCGTCCGCAGACGAAGCATAATCCGCCTAAATACTTGGACGCGTTTTTTGACCGTGTAGAAATACAGCAAAAGGACGGGTCTTGGCGGCGTCTTTTATCCGGCGACCGCGTAGCCGTGGACCGTTCCGATGTACAGCTTCGATTCTCCTTTACCAATCTCGGGGAGGCTGCATTGGTCGCTCCCCATAACGGTGACGGTAAAGATGGTGTCGTGTTCATTACGTGTTCAGGTGACTTGGAGACTGCTTATGCGCTGCCCCTTTCGCTCACCCGTTTTGAGGAAGGGCAGTTGCAGATAGGGTTGAGTGCTATTCCGAAAGATCAAGCCTGTCAGTGTGTCTTCAGTTTTGAGGCGCACAATCGCTGTGCCTTCGGAAGTAAATTTGAACTTGTCTTTACGCCCCCAAAACCAAGCTATTGAAGTTCAACACATTGCCTTTTGTTGTTGCGTTCCGTAGGCGAAGAAGGAAAGGAAGATCATGAAGAATTTGACACGGCGTGAAATGTTGGCTGCCTTGGCAGCGACGGGAACCTTTCTCGCAGGCGGATTGCCCGCTGCCGCTTCGGAGCCCAAGCGCCCTCCGAATATCGTGTTTATTCTTGCCGATGATTTGGGCTATGGCGCACTGGGCTGTTATGGACAGGAACAGATAAAAACGCCTCGTCTTGATGCTATGGCTAAAGAAGGAATGCGCTTTACCCAAGCCTACTCCGGCAGCACTGTTTGCGCGCCGTCGCGCTGTTCCCTCATGACGGGCATGCACCAAGGTCATGCTTTTATTCGGGGTAACACATCTATGATTGATCGGGTACGGGTACCCTTGCGCCCTGAAGATGGTACCGTAGCGGAATTGCTTCAAGAAGCAGGCTATAAAACGGGAATTATAGGAAAGTGGGGGCTGGGGGATGCCGGTACCGTCGGCGCGCCCAATGCAAAAGGCTTCGATGAGTTCTTTGGATATATTGATCAATATCTGGCGCATAACTATTACCCGGAAAGGCTTTGGCGAAATGAGGAGGAAATTACTCTGGCGGGAAACGAATTAGAGATTGCCAATGTCTGTAAGCGCTGTGAATCCTATAGCCACGACCTATTCACGGAAGAGGCACTCGATTTCGTGACGCGCCATAAAGAGGATGCCTTCTTTCTTTATTTGGCGTATACCTTGCCGCACGCCAACAACGAGGCGGTACGTCTTCGTGAACATGGCATGGAAATCCCATCGGATGAGCCCTATAGCGATGAAGCATGGCCTGCCGCGCAACGAAGCCATGCAGCTATGATTAGCCGCTTAGATCGAGATGTAGGACGCATGCTGGACCGCCTGGGAGAACTGGGGATTGCAGAGGATACGCTCGTTATCTTCGCGAGCGACAACGGGCCCCATCGAGAAGGCGGCGCCGATCCTGAGTTCTTTAACGACAACGGTCCTTTTCGCGGCATAAAACGTGACCTCTACGAGGGTGGTATACGGGTACCCGCCATTGCATGGTGGCCGGGAAGCATTGCGGCAAATACGGTGAGCGATCATGCCTGGGCGTTTTGGGATTTCTTGCCGACAGCCGCCGCTTTAGCTGGCAGAGACGCACCGGCCTGTGACGGGATTTCGTTTGCGCCCACCTTGTTGGGGCATCCGGAAAAACAGGTGAATCATGATTATCTGTATTGGGAGTTTCATGAAGGTGCATTCAAACAAGCTGTGCGCATGGGGGAGTGGAAAGCCATCTGTAATAAGGCGGGAACGCCTACGGAGCTCTATAATCTGAGTAAGGATCCTTCTGAATCCAAGGATGTGGCAAAACGATATCCTGCCTTGGTCGAGAAAGCAGAATCTATCTTTCGTAATGGGAGGACGGAATCGCCCTATTGGCCGTCGCAGCGTTGAGAATAAAACAGATCAAAGAATACCTGCCAATTGGGAAAGCACTTTGGGATCTTTTATCTCAATGCTGCGGTTTCCCAAAACAATGATGTCTTCTTGCTGCAGCTCTTGCAGCACTTTCGTCACGGTCTCTCGGCTCGCGCTAACCATTTGTGCAAGATCGCGATGGGTTAAAGTAAGGGATCTGTCTTGGCGGACATCGTCACAGACGTAGCGTTGATACAGACTTTGTAAAACACGTTCGCGTACGGTTAAAAATGCTAAGGCGTTTAATGATCGTTCTGTATCAAGATTGCGTTGACACAAAGCACAAGACACTGCATAACTAAATTCAGCTTCCTCTTGCAGCAGCCGCGTAATATCGGAGCGGTGTATCAGCATTAAATCTGTGTTGACGAGTGCTGTCGCGTAATATCCTCGGCGTGGCAGTTTCAAAAGGCATTCATCGCCGAAAAAATTACCTTGTGCGACTTGGCGAAAACAAAATTCACGCTGATTATTGGATATTTTAGAAAGTTTAACGCGGCCCGACCGAAGAAAAAAAACACGATCACAGGGGTCATCGGGAAAGAATATAATTTGATGTGCTGAGAAGTGTTGTCGAAGAGAAAGGTTTACAATACGCTTTTTGAAATCATAGGAAAAATGTTTAAAATAATCTTCAAATCGGAATCGAAGATCCGGTTCAAGCTGACGTTTCGGCATAGCTGCGTAACTTTCTGTCCACACGACAATGCGGCGCAGGCTGATTATGCCGGTTGCAGCGAAGCAACATACTTTTCATAGCTATTCGTGAAAAGTCTGCGCCTAAGAAAAACACATGCTTACAGGGAAACGGCTATGGAAGTGGTTTAGCCTTCCCGGCTGTTCCCAATCCATAATAGGAATAGCTATCTGAAGAGCTTATCATAAACAGCTGTTTTAGGCTGTTGGCAAGGCAGCTCTTAGGTAGTTGAGCGCGATAAAAAAGAAGGGGGCCTGACGCGTGGAAGAAGGCTTGTCTTTTTTCCTGCCGGATTCAATTCGCCTTGGATACCTATATTTACTAGGATGCCGGTCATAAACAAACTGACTACCAAGGCACTGCCTCCATAGCTGACAAAAGGTAAGGGTAATCCTTTTGCCGGGAAAAGTCCCAAATTAACGGTCATGAT from Candidatus Hydrogenedentota bacterium includes these protein-coding regions:
- a CDS encoding arylsulfatase, which codes for MLAALAATGTFLAGGLPAAASEPKRPPNIVFILADDLGYGALGCYGQEQIKTPRLDAMAKEGMRFTQAYSGSTVCAPSRCSLMTGMHQGHAFIRGNTSMIDRVRVPLRPEDGTVAELLQEAGYKTGIIGKWGLGDAGTVGAPNAKGFDEFFGYIDQYLAHNYYPERLWRNEEEITLAGNELEIANVCKRCESYSHDLFTEEALDFVTRHKEDAFFLYLAYTLPHANNEAVRLREHGMEIPSDEPYSDEAWPAAQRSHAAMISRLDRDVGRMLDRLGELGIAEDTLVIFASDNGPHREGGADPEFFNDNGPFRGIKRDLYEGGIRVPAIAWWPGSIAANTVSDHAWAFWDFLPTAAALAGRDAPACDGISFAPTLLGHPEKQVNHDYLYWEFHEGAFKQAVRMGEWKAICNKAGTPTELYNLSKDPSESKDVAKRYPALVEKAESIFRNGRTESPYWPSQR
- a CDS encoding Crp/Fnr family transcriptional regulator is translated as MPKRQLEPDLRFRFEDYFKHFSYDFKKRIVNLSLRQHFSAHQIIFFPDDPCDRVFFLRSGRVKLSKISNNQREFCFRQVAQGNFFGDECLLKLPRRGYYATALVNTDLMLIHRSDITRLLQEEAEFSYAVSCALCQRNLDTERSLNALAFLTVRERVLQSLYQRYVCDDVRQDRSLTLTHRDLAQMVSASRETVTKVLQELQQEDIIVLGNRSIEIKDPKVLSQLAGIL